The DNA window TTCGAACAGAACGCCGCTGCTGTCGAAGCGTCAGGGGCAGAGATTGTCACTGTAGCGGTGCGCCGCGTGAATGTGACGGACCGCAATGCGCCGATGCTAACCGACTTCATCGACCCCAAAAAAATTACCTATCTTCCAAACACCGCAGGCTGCTTCACTGCAGAGGACGCGATACGCACCTTGCGGCTGGCCCGCGAGGCTGGCGGTTGGGATTTGGTGAAGCTGGAGGTACTCGGCGAAGCGCGCACGCTCTATCCCGATATGCGCGAAACGCTGAAAGCCACTGAAATCCTGGCCAATGAAGGCTTCAAGCCGATGGTCTATTGCGTAGATGATCCGATTGCAGCGAAGCAATTGGAAGAAGCCGGAGCGGTCGCGGTGATGCCGCTGGGTGCTCCGATTGGATCGGGCCTCGGCATTCAGAACCGGGTGACAATCCGCCTCATTGTTGAGGGCGCAAACGTACCTGTGCTGGTCGATGCTGGTGTTGGAACAGCTTCGGAAGCTGCTGTCGCCATGGAACTTGGTTGCCACGGTGTGCTGATGAATACCGCGATCGCAGAGGCGAAAGACCCGATCAGAATGGCCCGCGCGATGAAGCTGGCGGTGGCAGCCGGACGTGATGCCTATTTGGCCGGGCGGATGGGCACGCGCAAATATGCCGACCCGAGCAGTCCGCTTGCCGGATTGATTTAATCCGGGGCGCTAACTCAAAATTAACCATGACACGCGACAAGTCTCCTTAGAAACAAAGGGGCATCGCCATGGCGACGACAAATACTGCTTCACTGACAATTTCCGAGATGCGCGAATTCGCTAATTTTGATGCTGCCGAGCAGCGTTATATCCGCCGCAGTCTCGACATTGGTCTTGGCCGTGAGGATGCATTCAAACTGTGGGCGCGTGACGCAGCGGAGAATGCCGCCATTCGCAGCCAATATGTCACCTATCAGGAATTGAAAACTCTGCGTGACAGCGTGCCAACCGAAACAGGCTTTGATGCGATCGAAGTCTTCATCGGCAAATTAACCCGAATTGCTGCATTTGACCTTGGCCAAGAGCGGTTGAGTTGCTTCTCGTCTTTCCGCTTTCTCTACGAACGGCTGTTGGGTGCAGATGCTCGCCCTTGGCTGCCAAGCGCTTTCTGTGCCGCCGCTGCGTTGCCGCAAATCCGCCCCGGTCGGCGTAAAATGCTGCTGCAAAGCCTTAGCGAGGCGGCTGCGACCGCTCCTGGCTGGAGCGACGCTAAACCGACCTTCTATCCCGAATTTATCGAGAAAGAGGCGGCATAAGATTGTTGGGCCTCAATCGCCGGCGGAGCCGTCCGGCCCCCTAGGCTTTCGCGCCTACAGGCGCGGTGGTCAGTCACCCTCGGGCTACCGCGACTAGGTCTTGAAATTGATAAAAGTCAGAATTGGCGGATCAGCTCCGGTAAAGCCCATCCAACTTCGCCTGATACCGCTCACGAATCTTGTGGCGGCGAATTTTCATGCTGGGGGTCATTTCTTCATTCTCGACGGTGAAGGCTTCGTCCGCGAAAGCGAATTGGCGGACTTTCTCGGTGACCGACAATTCTTTGTTCACACGCGCAACCGCTTCGCTCACTGCACTGCGGAATGCGGGCAAATCTTGTAGTGCTTTCATGTCGAATTTCTCGCCATTGGCGCGCGACCATTCGAGCGCCCATTCGGCATCGGGGACAATTAACCCGACAACATAAGGGCGCTTGTCGCCCGAAACCATCGCTTGAGAAATTTCCGATTGTAGCGTCAGCATGCCCTCAATCTTTTGCGGGGCAACATTGTCGCCCTTGTCATTGACGATCATATCTTTCTTGCGGTCCGTGATCTTGATCCGGCCCTTGTCATCGATATGGCCGATATCACCAGTGTGGAGCCAGCCTTCCTGCAGGGTACGCTTGGTCTCCGCGTCATTTTGCCAATAGCCATTCATCACCAGCTCGCCGCGCACCAGCAATTCGCCGTCTGCAGCAACCTTCAGCTCTACGCCTCTCATCGGTGGGCCCACGGTATCCATGGCGATGCCAGCGGCCGGGCGGTTACAGCTGATTACGGGCCCGGCTTCGGTCTGGCCGTAGCCCTGCAGCATGGTCAGGCCCATTGCGTCGAAAAAGATACCTACCTCGGGATTGAGTGGAGCGCCGCCCGACACCATCGCCTTCATCCGGCCGCCGAATTTCTGCCGAATTTTGGGGCGCAGCGCCTTTTCCAGAATCAAGTTCATCGGGCGATCGCGCAACCGGACGCGGCCCTTTGCATTGGCTTTGTGCTCGCCGATGGTTAGCGCGCGGTCCATCATATAATTGGCCGCTTTGCCCTGCTTGGAAACCTGCTTCATGATCCGCGTGCGCAAGACCTCGAACAGGCGCGGGACAACGACCATGATTGTCGGGCTGGTTTCTTCGATGTTGCTGGCGAGTTTTTCCAACCCTTCAGCATAATAGATTTGTGCGCCGACACCGATTGGCAGGAATTGGCCGCCAGAATGCTCATAAGCATGGCTTAGGGGAAGAAAGCTAAGGAAGCGCTCTTCCTGAGCGAGACCGAAATCAGCTTCAAGAATTTCTGCTGCACCCGCCACATTGCACAATATCGACCCGTGATGCTGCATTACGCCGCGCGGTGCGCCGCCGGTACCGCTAGTGTAGATGATGCAAGCAGTCGCATCGCGTGGGATCTTTGAAATCCGCTCATCCACTGCCGCCCGCGCCGCCAATGCGTCGCCAATCAACATTGATTCCCAGCTGCGGCATGTCAGATCGCCCGTCTGATGCTGTCTGATGCCGTCAATCGGGATGATATGGCTCGCCATTCCGGACCGCATGATGGCCGGTAGCAGCGGCTGCGACAGTTTCTCATTCGATACAATCACTGCTTTCGAACCGGAATTATCGAGAATATGCTGGTGATCGCGCTCGGTGTTGGTGATGTAGGTTGGCACAGTGATGCAGCCCGCCGCCATGATCGCTAGATCTGCGATGCACCATTCGGGCCGGTTTTCCGAGACCAGCATGACCCTGTCGCCATCGACCAGCCCTAGCTTTCGAAGGTTTTCGGCGAGTAGGCAAACACGCTCTGCGGTTTCGCGCCAACTGATCGTTTGCCACTCGCCGTTCCGCTTGGCGCCAAGGAAAGCCTCATCGCCCTTCGCGTCTGCGCGTGCTAGAAACAGCTCGACCAAATTCTTGGCCGTATCGATATCGGCTAGCTGCAAGGCTCGCTCCTCATCCCGAAATTGACGCCGCATCTTTTGCGCGACGATACTATTGTGACGATTTAGGCCGCCTTAGGCAAAGCGGCAAGCCGGGTTAATCCTGTCCTGCCGCCGAAGGAGTGATTTCCAGCATTCCCACTAGTCGCGGATCGCGTGCTGACACCCACTTTACTCCGTCCCAATGGACGGCTCCTGCCTTAAGCGGGGGCGTGCGCGCCACTATTCCACTGTGGCCCAGCGTTTCGAATGCGCTGATTTCTTGCTCCAGCCAAGCACCCTTTTCGACCATCACATTGTCACCAAAAGCCATGATCAGGGGCAGGCCTAGCGCGTCTTCGACCGGCAGTCCGAAATCGATAATGCCGACAATGCTTCGTGCGGTCTGGACCGGGATGGTCGATCCGCCAGCGGCGCCAATCGCTGCCACTGGCCTGCCCAAGGGATCATAAATGATGGTCGGTGCCATCGAGCTGCGCGGGCGCTTGCTGCCTTCGACCCTATTGGCAACAGGCTTACCATCCACTTCGGGCGACCGGCTGAAATCGGTCAATTCGTTGTTGAGGAAAAAGCCGCCAAAAGTCAGGCCAGAGCCGAACGGACCCTCGATGGTCGAGGTATAGCTAACCATCGTGCCTGTGTCGTCCACGACTGCGAAATGCGAGGTGCCGTTCTCCACCGGCTCGTCGCCGTCAGCAAGAGCGACAGTTGCGCCTTCAGGAATGCCGAAAATTGCTGTTTCCATCGTGGTGTTCGCGCTGATCAAGGTGCTTCGTCGCGCAATATAATCTTTCGCGATCAATCCGCTCACCGGAACGCTGACAAAGTCTTCATCGGCCAGGTAAATCTCACGGTCGGCATAGGCAAGGCGCTGCGATTCGAGGAACAGGTGCCATGTCACCGGATTGTCTGCACCCAGCGCGGCCAAATCAAACCGCTCCAACTGCCCAAGGATTTGTACTACAGCGATACCGCCGGAGGAAGGCGGACCCATGCCGCAAATCTTGTAATCGCGATAAGTCCCGCAGACCGCCTCGCGCTCCATTGCGGTATAGGCGGCGACATCGGCAGCGGTCATTCCGCCATCGCGGGGTGTCGCAGCGCGGACAACATCCGCCAAATCAGAAGCGGCCTTGCTCCGGTAAAATGCCTCGGGCCCGGCGCTGGCAATTTCGGCCAGAGTGACGTGTAATTGAGGGTTTTTAAGTATCGTGCCGACAGGTTTGGGCTGACCTTCCGCGGTATAATAGAGTTCGCGCCCAAATTCGGTCATCCCCGCCCGGCCAATTTGCCCGTCTAGCGAATCATTAAGCCGCCGGTTTATGGCAAAGCCGTCTTGCGCCAGCTTCATCGCTGGCGCGAACAAATCGGCCCAGAGTAGCTTACCATGCCGTCGATGCGCTTCTGCCACCATCGCGATGTTGCCCGGAATACCGACGCTGAGACCACTCAGAACCGAGCTGCGGTAATCACGTAATTCGCCATCCTCGCCTAAAAACCACTGTGGATCAGCACCAGCAGGCGCCTTTTCGCGGCCATCGAACGTGTTGATTGCACCGGTCGCAGTGCCTCTGACTAAAAATCCGCCCCCGCCAATGCCAGAGCTTTGCGGTTCGACCACGGTGAGCGCCAGCATTACAGCGATGGCTGCATCAGTTGCCGAGCCGCCTTGCGCCAAAATCGCTTCGCCAGCGGCTTGCGCCCGTGGGTCAGCGGCGCTGACGGCTCCTGTTGCCGCATTCATTGCGGTCGGCGAAATGCTATCAAGTGATGGCTCGCTGCCGGCCATAGTTTGGCAGGCGGCGAGGGTCACACTGGTCACAGCAACGAGCGATACCCGGCTGAAAGATTGGCGCATGTTCATGGGCGGACTGCTATTCGCTCCCGACCGCTGCGGCAATAGTTGAAAAACCATCACGCTTCATAAGCCGTTCCAGCCCCCGCGTGATTGATCGGGCCAAACCTGGGCCTTGATAGACCATTGCGCTGTAAAGCTGGACCAGACTGGCCCCTGCACGAATGCGTTCCCATGCGTCTTCTGCGCTGGAAATTCCGCCTACTCCGATCAACGGGATCGAGCCGCCGCTCGCCTTCCGAAAATCACGGATACGTTGCAGCGCGAGCGGTTTAAGCGGAGCGCCTGACAAGCCTCCAGCTTCAGCGACATGTCGTGATTGCAGCGATGGGCGACTGATTGTGGTGTTCGATACAATCAGAGCGTCCAGTTGCTTATCGGAGGCAATCCTTGTGATTGCATCGACATCTTTCGGCGTCAGATCGGGGGCGACCTTCAAGAATACTGGCGGGCCTTGCTGTCCGCGAGCCTCCAGCACTGCATCGAGTAATTCGATCAACGCACCTTCATCTTGCAGCGCACGAAGCCCAGGTGTGTTTGGACTGGAGATATTGACCGCGAGATAGGTCGCAAGTGGTGCCATAATCCCGGTCATCACCGCGTAATCCGCGATACGGTCGGGCGAATCCTTATTGGCACCGATATTGATCCCCACGATCCCGCCCTTGTCTTTTCGTGCAATCAACCGCTTCTTCGCAGCCTCTGCGCCGCCATTGTTGAATCCCATGCGGTTTATGACGGCCTTGTCTTCTACCAGACGGAAAAGCCGCGGCTTGGGGTTCCCGCTTTGAGGTAGAGGTGTGACCGAGCCGATTTCTGCGAAGCCGAATCCTAGGCCAAGCACGGCATCGGGGACTTCGGCATCCTTGTCGAAGCCGGCGGCCATGCCAACCGGATTTGGGAAAGTGATTCCCGCTACATCAATCGCTAACTTGCCTGGCTTTGGCGCGGGGCCTGCGGGAGCAGCACGCAGGGCGGCGATGGTCAGGCGGTGAGCGCGCTCGGGATCAAGCGTAAAAATGGCGGGTTTAAGAAACTGGAATATCATCGCGTCTTGCTATGCCGATGGCTGGCATCTCTGTCGATATCGGTAGTGATAATTGCGCAATTTGGCCGGTCATGTTTGAAAATAACGCGAAAATGTATGGCAGAGCGCCGAATCTGTCGCGTCTATACAATCGGTTTTTCGATTCGCCGCATATATCACTCCTTGCGACCCGAAGGGCTCTAGCATCACTGCACAGAGTTCCTCGACTTTATGGGGGGCGGTTCCGGCAACGGCGCCGCCCCCCTTTTTGTCGCCGATCCTGCCCCCTTTTTGTCGCCGATCCTGATTATATTGAACCTCTCTGGAACAAACTGGCCAAAACAGACATTTCTCGCTTAGAGACAACTCATGTTTCTTTGAGGAGTTTTTGATGTCCAAGCGCGCCCCTTTTCTATCCGGTTCCGCATTTGCCGCTCTAGCGCTCTCGGCCTGTTCTCCGGTCTATCCCGATGCACAAAGCGCTAGCACAGAGCCGGTTGCTGCGGTTGACGAGCTAGAGGTCGCTGCAATCGGCACACTATTCGCGGATTATGACGCCGCGCAATTGGCCGAATCGCCCTTGGGGAAAGCCTATCGCGGTATTCGCGACGAGGATTACGGCAAATGGGGCGATTATTCCGATGCAGCTGATGTGAAGCAGCACGAGCTTGTGCAAAATACAGCGCAGCGGATGCGAGACACATACGACATTGCCGAATTATCCGATGAAGACGCGCTGTCTTACCGTCTGTTCAATGCTCAGGCAGAGCGGTCCGCCTCGTTGTTTCCATTCCGCCAATATGGCTACATCTTTGACCAGATGAACGGTTCGCAAAGCCGCCTTCCGGCCTTTTTGATCAACATTCACCGAGTTTCTAGCGTTGCTGATGCCTCGGCATATGTCAGCCGCATTGAAGGAATGGGCGAAGTACTCGATACGCTCGCTGCTGACTCAAAGGCGAGAGCCGATGCCGGAGTAATGCCGCCTGATTGGGTCTATCCTTATGTTATCAAGGATATCGAGAACCTTCTCTCGGCTGATAGTCCAAATCCGATTTTAGTCGATTTTGGAGAGAAGCTTGATCGACTCGAAATGACAATCGACCAAGGAGGCGACTTGCGCGGTGCAGCACAATTGGCTTGGGTGAATTCAGCCCGCCCGGCTTTCGAACGCCTGCTTGCCGAGATGAAGCGCCAGCAAGCCATTGCACCGACGGATGACGGTGTATGGCGCTTTCCTAAAGGTGAAGCGTATTACAAGGCACTGCTCGCCAATTACACCACCACCGACCTGACGGCTGACGAGATTCATAATATTGGCCTGCGCGAAGTTGACCGCATTCACGGCGAAATGCGCGCAATCATGAAGACCGTCGGTTTCGAAGGGACCTTACAGGAGTTCTTCGAACATACGCGGACCGGTGACCAATTCTTCTACACCACTCGCGAGGAATATCTCGCTGACGCGCAAACGAAGCTGGATGCGATGGAGGTGAAGCTTCCCGAATTCTTCGCCACGCTTCCCAAAGACCCGATGATTATCAAGCCGGTTGAGGCGTTCCGCGAACAAAGCGCGGGCAAGGCCTTTTATCAAAGCCCCGCGCCCGATGGTTCGCGCCCCGGCACCTATTATGTGAACCTGTATAATCTGCGTGATATGTCGAAGAACGAACTCGAAGCGCTTGCCTATCATGAGGGGCTTCCCGGGCACCATTTGCAGCGTTCGATCCAGACAGCACTGGGTGACGTGCCAGCTTTCCGAAGGTTTGGCGGAGTTACAGCCTATTCGGAAGGATGGGGCCTTTATACTGAGGAATTGGGCAAGGATATGGGATTCTATCAGGATCCCTATTCCGATTTTGGCCGTCTTGGAATGGAATTGTGGCGCGCCTGTCGATTGGTGGTCGACACCGGCATTCATGACAAGCGCTGGAGCCGCGAACGGGCGATCCAATATTTGACTGACAACACCCCCAATCCCGAGGGAGATATTCGCAAAGCTATCGAACGCTACGTCGTCTATCCCGGCCAAGCGACCGCCTATATGATTGGCAAACTCAAAATCATGGAATTGCGCGGACGCGCCCAGACCGAATTGGGAGACAAATTCGACATTCGCGGATTTCACGATGTTATCCTGAAGAATGGCCCGGTGCCGCTATCGATTATGGAAGAGAATGTCGAAGCGTGGATAAGTTCGCAAAGTTAAGCTGCAATGTCGCTGGAATACAATCTATTGGAGGTGAAGCTGTATATACGCCTGAAGCAGAGTTGTCGGTATCGGGTTATGATTAGCCCTCCCTCCCGGCACTCGGGGCGGCTTCGCGCTGAATGGGTCGCAATCATTTAGTCATGCCGCCCCGCTTCCATCTTGAATATTTTGATCCTCCGGCGGCGCTGCAGCGATATGTGCTGACGCTGTTTTCTTTCGTGTGGGACGAACCGGTGATTAGCGATCGCCATCCTGGCGCGTTGGCCCAGTTTTCCTTATTCCCTTATGGCAGCGGCTGGGTTGAATTTGCCGGCAAACGGGACTCGCTGACTGGCGAAGCGCATATGCTTGCCGGCTTCTCAAGCGCCGCACCCTTCGCGATGAAGGGTCCGTGGCACGCCATTGGCGCGTCCTTGTCATCGCTTGGCTGGGCGGCGCTCACGCAGAAGCCTGCCAACCGGTTTGTGGACCGCTTTATTCCGCCGCAGGAATTGATAGGAGGCGAAGTGCTAAGCTTTGCCGCCGACACGAATGAACATTATCGCAGCGGAAAGCTATCCGGCAAACAAGCTGCATTCGCGGTGGCGGATTGGCTCGCGCCGCGTTTTGGTGAGGTTCCCGAGCTTCATGAGCGACTGATCGGGCAAGTGACTGACTGGCTTGGCGGCTCATTCAACCCTGATTTGGAAGATTTGTTTTCGGCATTGCCCTATTCACGCCGTCAGGCCGAACGGTTAGTCGAACGATATTTCGGCTTTCCGCCAGCAGCGCTTGCCCGCAAATACCGGGCCATCCGTGCGGCTAGTTTGTTGGCCGAGCATAATCTGACGAGCGAGGAACAGGCGCGGATAGAAGAAGCATTCTATGATCAGCCCCACATGATTCGCGAAATTCGCCGCTATTGTGGCTATACGCCGTCGCGGCTTGGAGGGGATGAAGAGCCACTGTTCCAAGCAATGCTACGGATGAAGAATTTCAACAGGATTGGATAATCTGCCAAAGCGGAACGGCTGCAATTGCTAACGACTCGCAACAATGCCTTTACCATTGAAACAGCTTGCTTGCATCTCTAGCTGAAATTCGGAACGAATCAGTCCGATTTAGAGTTTATCCTGTATGCGCCTGTCGAATCTTGCCGATTATGCTGTTGTTACAATGACCGCTGCTGCTGGCCATTGTGGTGGCGGGCGTGTTTCAGCAAGCGAGTTGGCCGCTGAGACCAATCTGCCAGCGCCGACCGTGCAAAAAGTGGTCAGCAAGCTGACTGCGGCTGGTTTGCTCCGTTCGGTCCGCGGCGCGAAGGGCGGGCTGCAGCTTGCCCGCCCTGCTGCAGCGATCACCTTGGCCGACATAGTCGAAGCCATCGAAGGGCCGATTGCGCTGACCGCTTGCGTCGATACTGGCACACATGATTGCGGATTAGAGTTAAATTGCGCAGTCAAACCACATTGGGCGGTCGTCAACCAAGCCGTTCGTGGCGCGCTGGCGGATATTCCGCTGACGCAGCTTACTCAGAACACACACCAGCGGGAACTGGCATGAACGAACAAACAACCCTTCCTGAAGCCGAGATTCAGGACAAGGCTGCGCGCGATGCAGCCAAGAAGCTTGAGACATACGAGCATGGCTTCCACTCGGATATCGAACAGACATTCGCGCCCAAGGGCCTGAATGAAGACACTGTCCGGTTTATCAGCGAGAAGAAGGGCGAGCCCCAATGGATGCTTGATTGGCGGCTGAAGGCGTTTCGTCTGTGGCTGACGATGGAAGAGCCCGATTGGGCCAAAGTGGGCTATCCCAAGATCGACTATCAAGACGCGTATTATTACGCCGAGCCGACCAAGAAGCCGACGTTGGAATCGCTCGATGAACTCGATCCTGAAATCAAGCGCGTTTACGACAAGCTGGGGATTCCGATTGCCGAACAGGAAGTGCTCGCCGGCGTAGAAGGTGCGCGAAAGATCGCGGTTGACGCGGTGTTTGACAGCGTTTCAGTTGCGACGACATTCCGCGCAGAATTGGAGCGGGCGGGAGTTATTTTCCGCAGCATCTCCGAGGCGATCAAGGAATATCCTGAACTGGTCAAAAAATGGCTCGGCAAAGTGGTGCCGCAGCGCGATAATTATTTCGCCACGCTCAATTGCGCGGTCTTTTCGGATGGGACGTTCGTTTACATACCGGAGGGCGTTCGCTGCCCGATGGAGCTTAGCACCTATTTCCGTATCAATGCCGAAAATACCGGCCAATTCGAACGCACTTTGATCGTTGCGGAAAAGGGCGGCTATGTGTCCTACCTAGAAGGTTGCACCGCCCCGATGCGCGATGAAAACCAGCTGCATGCCGCGGTAGTGGAACTGGTCGCGATGGATGATGCGGAGATTAAATATTCGACCGTCCAGAACTGGTATCCCGGCGACGCTGAGGGGAAGGGCGGAATCTACAATTTCGTGACCAAACGTGCGCTATGCCAAGGCGCGCGGTCGAAAGTCAGCTGGACGCAAGTTGAAACCGGCAGCGCGGTGACGTGGAAATACCCGTCCTGCGTACTCAACGGAGAAGACAGCGTGGGCGAGTTCTACTCGGTCGCGGTGACCAACAATTACCAGCAAGCTGACACCGGCACCAAAATGATCCACAATGGCAAGGGTTCGCGCAGCACGATCATTTCCAAAGGTATCAGCGCGGGCAAATCGGACAATACCTACCGTGGCTTGGTCCGCGTTGGCGCGAATGCCGATAATGTCCGCAATTTCACGCAGTGCGACAGTCTGTTGCTCGGCGATAAATGCGGCG is part of the Pontixanthobacter gangjinensis genome and encodes:
- the sufB gene encoding Fe-S cluster assembly protein SufB, encoding MNEQTTLPEAEIQDKAARDAAKKLETYEHGFHSDIEQTFAPKGLNEDTVRFISEKKGEPQWMLDWRLKAFRLWLTMEEPDWAKVGYPKIDYQDAYYYAEPTKKPTLESLDELDPEIKRVYDKLGIPIAEQEVLAGVEGARKIAVDAVFDSVSVATTFRAELERAGVIFRSISEAIKEYPELVKKWLGKVVPQRDNYFATLNCAVFSDGTFVYIPEGVRCPMELSTYFRINAENTGQFERTLIVAEKGGYVSYLEGCTAPMRDENQLHAAVVELVAMDDAEIKYSTVQNWYPGDAEGKGGIYNFVTKRALCQGARSKVSWTQVETGSAVTWKYPSCVLNGEDSVGEFYSVAVTNNYQQADTGTKMIHNGKGSRSTIISKGISAGKSDNTYRGLVRVGANADNVRNFTQCDSLLLGDKCGAHTVPYIEVKNPTAQIEHEATTSKISDDQLFYAMQRGLGEEEAVALIVNGFAKEVMKQLPMEFAVEAQKLLAISLEGSVG
- the thiS gene encoding sulfur carrier protein ThiS — encoded protein: MTQPISVTVNGDTRQSSAPTISGLVQELELDPAKVAVERNGEIVPRSTLADVSLIDGDILEIVHFVGGGDHTDKAADTWDVAGQTFTSRLIVGTGKYKDFEQNAAAVEASGAEIVTVAVRRVNVTDRNAPMLTDFIDPKKITYLPNTAGCFTAEDAIRTLRLAREAGGWDLVKLEVLGEARTLYPDMRETLKATEILANEGFKPMVYCVDDPIAAKQLEEAGAVAVMPLGAPIGSGLGIQNRVTIRLIVEGANVPVLVDAGVGTASEAAVAMELGCHGVLMNTAIAEAKDPIRMARAMKLAVAAGRDAYLAGRMGTRKYADPSSPLAGLI
- a CDS encoding quinone-dependent dihydroorotate dehydrogenase translates to MIFQFLKPAIFTLDPERAHRLTIAALRAAPAGPAPKPGKLAIDVAGITFPNPVGMAAGFDKDAEVPDAVLGLGFGFAEIGSVTPLPQSGNPKPRLFRLVEDKAVINRMGFNNGGAEAAKKRLIARKDKGGIVGINIGANKDSPDRIADYAVMTGIMAPLATYLAVNISSPNTPGLRALQDEGALIELLDAVLEARGQQGPPVFLKVAPDLTPKDVDAITRIASDKQLDALIVSNTTISRPSLQSRHVAEAGGLSGAPLKPLALQRIRDFRKASGGSIPLIGVGGISSAEDAWERIRAGASLVQLYSAMVYQGPGLARSITRGLERLMKRDGFSTIAAAVGSE
- the ggt gene encoding gamma-glutamyltransferase, with protein sequence MNMRQSFSRVSLVAVTSVTLAACQTMAGSEPSLDSISPTAMNAATGAVSAADPRAQAAGEAILAQGGSATDAAIAVMLALTVVEPQSSGIGGGGFLVRGTATGAINTFDGREKAPAGADPQWFLGEDGELRDYRSSVLSGLSVGIPGNIAMVAEAHRRHGKLLWADLFAPAMKLAQDGFAINRRLNDSLDGQIGRAGMTEFGRELYYTAEGQPKPVGTILKNPQLHVTLAEIASAGPEAFYRSKAASDLADVVRAATPRDGGMTAADVAAYTAMEREAVCGTYRDYKICGMGPPSSGGIAVVQILGQLERFDLAALGADNPVTWHLFLESQRLAYADREIYLADEDFVSVPVSGLIAKDYIARRSTLISANTTMETAIFGIPEGATVALADGDEPVENGTSHFAVVDDTGTMVSYTSTIEGPFGSGLTFGGFFLNNELTDFSRSPEVDGKPVANRVEGSKRPRSSMAPTIIYDPLGRPVAAIGAAGGSTIPVQTARSIVGIIDFGLPVEDALGLPLIMAFGDNVMVEKGAWLEQEISAFETLGHSGIVARTPPLKAGAVHWDGVKWVSARDPRLVGMLEITPSAAGQD
- a CDS encoding SUF system Fe-S cluster assembly regulator; the encoded protein is MRLSNLADYAVVTMTAAAGHCGGGRVSASELAAETNLPAPTVQKVVSKLTAAGLLRSVRGAKGGLQLARPAAAITLADIVEAIEGPIALTACVDTGTHDCGLELNCAVKPHWAVVNQAVRGALADIPLTQLTQNTHQRELA
- a CDS encoding AMP-dependent synthetase/ligase, with amino-acid sequence MRRQFRDEERALQLADIDTAKNLVELFLARADAKGDEAFLGAKRNGEWQTISWRETAERVCLLAENLRKLGLVDGDRVMLVSENRPEWCIADLAIMAAGCITVPTYITNTERDHQHILDNSGSKAVIVSNEKLSQPLLPAIMRSGMASHIIPIDGIRQHQTGDLTCRSWESMLIGDALAARAAVDERISKIPRDATACIIYTSGTGGAPRGVMQHHGSILCNVAGAAEILEADFGLAQEERFLSFLPLSHAYEHSGGQFLPIGVGAQIYYAEGLEKLASNIEETSPTIMVVVPRLFEVLRTRIMKQVSKQGKAANYMMDRALTIGEHKANAKGRVRLRDRPMNLILEKALRPKIRQKFGGRMKAMVSGGAPLNPEVGIFFDAMGLTMLQGYGQTEAGPVISCNRPAAGIAMDTVGPPMRGVELKVAADGELLVRGELVMNGYWQNDAETKRTLQEGWLHTGDIGHIDDKGRIKITDRKKDMIVNDKGDNVAPQKIEGMLTLQSEISQAMVSGDKRPYVVGLIVPDAEWALEWSRANGEKFDMKALQDLPAFRSAVSEAVARVNKELSVTEKVRQFAFADEAFTVENEEMTPSMKIRRHKIRERYQAKLDGLYRS
- a CDS encoding DUF885 domain-containing protein, encoding MSKRAPFLSGSAFAALALSACSPVYPDAQSASTEPVAAVDELEVAAIGTLFADYDAAQLAESPLGKAYRGIRDEDYGKWGDYSDAADVKQHELVQNTAQRMRDTYDIAELSDEDALSYRLFNAQAERSASLFPFRQYGYIFDQMNGSQSRLPAFLINIHRVSSVADASAYVSRIEGMGEVLDTLAADSKARADAGVMPPDWVYPYVIKDIENLLSADSPNPILVDFGEKLDRLEMTIDQGGDLRGAAQLAWVNSARPAFERLLAEMKRQQAIAPTDDGVWRFPKGEAYYKALLANYTTTDLTADEIHNIGLREVDRIHGEMRAIMKTVGFEGTLQEFFEHTRTGDQFFYTTREEYLADAQTKLDAMEVKLPEFFATLPKDPMIIKPVEAFREQSAGKAFYQSPAPDGSRPGTYYVNLYNLRDMSKNELEALAYHEGLPGHHLQRSIQTALGDVPAFRRFGGVTAYSEGWGLYTEELGKDMGFYQDPYSDFGRLGMELWRACRLVVDTGIHDKRWSRERAIQYLTDNTPNPEGDIRKAIERYVVYPGQATAYMIGKLKIMELRGRAQTELGDKFDIRGFHDVILKNGPVPLSIMEENVEAWISSQS
- a CDS encoding helix-turn-helix domain-containing protein; amino-acid sequence: MPPRFHLEYFDPPAALQRYVLTLFSFVWDEPVISDRHPGALAQFSLFPYGSGWVEFAGKRDSLTGEAHMLAGFSSAAPFAMKGPWHAIGASLSSLGWAALTQKPANRFVDRFIPPQELIGGEVLSFAADTNEHYRSGKLSGKQAAFAVADWLAPRFGEVPELHERLIGQVTDWLGGSFNPDLEDLFSALPYSRRQAERLVERYFGFPPAALARKYRAIRAASLLAEHNLTSEEQARIEEAFYDQPHMIREIRRYCGYTPSRLGGDEEPLFQAMLRMKNFNRIG